A single window of Watersipora subatra chromosome 9, tzWatSuba1.1, whole genome shotgun sequence DNA harbors:
- the LOC137403523 gene encoding uncharacterized protein, which yields MKSQKTNVLPLKTLVIGCKCKKSFDQLSRAIVSTLVLSTPPNSGGRDLTSPTAITSINAAFVSAAITASKSTFVKQPTDQCVQESAKSNINAVKHNLICDERKHPNVKLQFMIGNRLSDAQSVEIVFEIHRSVPSLFLELCGLYSSTSDTSGYSDEFTVLSMTPFKRGYINHMTELVIIMLSTESALTAPTSHLKMPIVSDFLVQYKSYISRDDSYVMSVQLLGEDGWKGDHSVNSQDYRIFVSSKFAHDFGVMHDGFVTVKLKDSKKRLRRYLKVAVSSHMNDEEWVRLSPICWFNLGGSELSLERLVSIKRASPGDSSVTMLTPDSPSSASMHECCADISLATRVTVARVNLAEDLTLDASITEPLQDYFLTDRYFCVNDVFTLQIPLMHTGQIEMILMKVVKINNSSKTTSTYRVNRQTTLYEGPSVHSYIPSGVLHRRSPKIGPSFRATRDNLINLLKPFVEHNWLPNPFPFILLSGLEGSGRSLIIRQISSLLQCNYVEVNCVNLVTDTANSTENRIKEVLTQAQLVSPAILSFRNIDVLTKEEPMNMENPRIAQYFYKQLRDTLSASNYPLLVFGTCHKLKSVSETIRETALHEVTIESPGVLERLNMLEELAAHFDFHSDVSLKYLAEHTAGFLYGDLKALMEHARRNSMARAYSLCKKELGYICEESIDYAGILTNRQDFQKGLETIQSLQSLDLGAPKIPNVKWSDIGGLQDVKGDILDTIQLPLRHPELFISAMRRSGILLYGPPGTGKTLLAKAVATECALNFFSVKGPELINMYVGQSEENIRQVFHKARSASPCVVFFDELDSLAPNRGRSGDSGGVMDRVVSQLLAELDGLVKSCDVFAIGATNRPDLLDPALLRPGRFDKLVYVGISSTASERLTVLKAISRKFNLDPDCDLELVSQRCPSNMTGADLYALCADAMTNAIKRQIDLVQAGKPIEECKLHVKLSDFLEAIEQATPSLSVVEIERYEQVRKHFSSGTRKRKEEIK from the exons ATGAAATCTCAGAAAACAAATGTGCTGCCTTTAAAAACTCTTGTGATTGGTTGTAAATGTAAAAAGTCTTTTGATCAACTCAGTAGAGCGATCGTAAGCACGTTAGTTCTGTCAACACCACCTAATAGCGGTGGCCGCGACCTAACATCACCTACGGCGATCACCTCTATAAACGCTGCATTTGTTTCGGCTGCAATTACTGCATCGAAAAGCACTTTTGTTAAGCAACCTACCGACCAATGTGTTCAGGAATCAGCAAAAAGCAACATCAATGCCGTCAAACATAACCTCATTTGTGATGAACGCAAGCATCCCAATGTGAAACTACAATTCATGATTGGTAACAGACTGTCAGATGCACAGTCGGTCGAGATTGTGTTTGAAATTCATCGCTCGGTTCCATCACTCTTTTTAGAATTATGTGGATTATATTCTTCTACCTCTGATACCAGTGGCTACTCGGATGAGTTTACTGTCTTATCGATGACACCATTCAAAAGAG GATATATCAATCATATGACCGAGCTAGTCATTATCATGTTGTCAACAGAATCAGCGTTGACCGCACCAACATCTCATTTGAAAATGCCTATTGTCTCGGATTTCTTGGTGCAGTACAAATCATATATATCTCGAGATGACAGCTACGTAATGAGTGTACAACTTTTAG GTGAAGATGGGTGGAAAGGAGACCACTCTGTTAATTCCCAAGATTATAGAATTTTTGTTTCTTCCAAGTTTGCTCATGA TTTTGGAGTGATGCATGATGGATTTGTGACAGTTAAGTTGAAAGACAGCAAAAAGCGACTTCGCAGATATCTAAAGGTTGCGGTATCTTCACACATGAATGATGAAGAATGGGTCAGGCTGTCACCTATTTGTTGGTTCAACCTTGGTGGATCTGAGCTCTCTCTTGAAAGGCTCGTTAGCATAAAG AGAGCTTCACCAGGAGATTCATCAGTAACTATGTTGACACCAGACTCACCCTCTTCTGCATCCATGCATGAATGTTGTGCAGACATTTCACTGGCTACCCGAGTAACTGTTGCACGGGTAAATCTTGCTGAAGATTTGACATTAGACGCTTCTATCACGGAGCCTCTGCAGGACTACTTCCTCACAGATAG GTACTTTTGTGTGAATGATGTATTTACGCTGCAAATACCTCTCATGCATACTGGTCAGATAGAGATGATTCTGATGAAGGTTGTGAAGATAAACAACTCTAGTAAAACTACTTCAACTTACAGAGTCAACAGACAGACTACACTCTATGAG GGGCCCTCCGTGCACAGTTATATACCTTCTGGTGTGCTACATCGTCGTAGTCCAAAAATTGGCCCTTCTTTTAGAGCCACAAGGGACAATCTGATCAACCTACTGAAACCCTTTGTAGAGCACAACTG GTTACCAAATCCTTTTCCATTCATACTGCTGTCAGGCTTGGAAGGTTCTGGAAGATCATTGATCATCAGGCAGATAAGCAGCCTTTTGCAGTGCAACTATGTAGAG GTAAATTGTGTAAATCTTGTAACAGACACGGCCAATTCTACTGAGAATCGTATAAAAGAGGTACTTACACAGGCACAGTTGGTTTCGCCGGCCATTCTCTCGTTTAGGAATATTGATGTCCTGACGAAAGAGGAGCCAATGAACATGGAGA ACCCACGAATAGCTCAGTATTTTTATAAACAGCTGCGGGATACCCTTAGTGCCTCCAACTACCCATTGCTGGTGTTTGGCACCTGCCACAAGCTCAAGTCTGTCAGTGAGACCATAAGAGAGACAGCGCTGCATGAGGTCACGATAGAG AGCCCAGGTGTATTGGAGcgattaaacatgctagaagaaCTTGCTGCTCATTTCGATTTCCATTCAGATGTATCTCTCAAGTATCTGGCTGAGCATACTGCT GGTTTTCTCTATGGAGACTTGAAAGCCTTGATGGAGCATGCTCGGAGGAACTCTATGGCCCGAGCGTATTCCCTTTG TAAGAAGGAGTTGGGCTATATCTGTGAGGAGAGCATAGACTATGCTGGGATTCTGACCAATAGGCAAGACTTCCAGAAGGGACTAGAGACCATACAATCTTTACAATCATTAGACTTAGGGGCACCAAAG ATACCAAATGTCAAGTGGTCGGATATTGGAGGGCTACAAGATGTAAAGGGTGACATACTGGATACAATACAGCTTCCTTTAAGACACCCTGAGCTCTTCATATCAGCGATGAGACGTTCTG GGATCCTCTTGTATGGACCACCGGGCACCGGCAAGACACTTCTGGCTAAAGCAGTAGCCACTGAGTGTGCACTCAACTTTTTTAG CGTAAAGGGACCTGAATTAATCAACATGTATGTTGGTCAATCAGAGGAGAACATCCGACAGGTATTTCACAAAGCTCGAAGCGCTTCTCCGTGCGTCGTCTTCTTTGATGAGCTCGATTCTCTGGCACCGAATCGAGGTCGATCAGGTGACTCAGGAGGCGTCATGGACAG GGTTGTGTCACAATTGTTGGCAGAACTAGATGGTTTGGTGAAATCTTGTGATGTATTCGCGATTGGAGCGACGAACAGGCCTGATTTACTCGATCCCGCCTTACTCAGGCCTGGCAG GTTTGACAAGCTTGTGTATGTCGGCATAAGTTCAACCGCTAGTGAGCGGCTTACAGTACTCAAGGCAATCAGCAGAAAGTTTAACCTTGACCCCGATTGTGATCTTGAGCTTGTGAGCCAACGCTGCCCAAGTAATATGACAGGAGCAGATCTTTATGCATTGTGCGCTGATGCAATGACAAATGCTATTAAGAGGCAAATTGACTTGGTACAAGCAG GAAAACCAATAGAGGAGTGTAAGCTTCATGTCAAACTCTCTGACTTTCTGGAAGCTATTGAGCAGGCAACTCCTTCTCTCAGCGTAGTCGAGATTGAGCGGTATGAGCAGGTGCGTAAGCATTTTTCTAGCGGCACTCGTAAACGTAAAGAAGAGATTAAGTGA